A stretch of Methanosphaerula palustris E1-9c DNA encodes these proteins:
- a CDS encoding cache domain-containing protein: MRKTTISLLVVLIIGASLVIAGCVQNQPGVTASTPVKNDTLQQGNYTSNATLVAFVDEAVAYAKANGKEKALAEFNNPNGSFVRGELYIYAYDFNATTLAHPINPEKVGVNRWNETEGDVGPVLQNMSALARNGSFYYPLTYINPAHNRTLESKLAYGEKVDDTWWLGSGIYTGPVDQASGNRT, translated from the coding sequence ATGAGAAAAACAACAATCTCATTGCTGGTCGTACTCATCATCGGCGCATCCCTTGTCATCGCCGGCTGCGTACAGAACCAGCCGGGTGTCACCGCGTCAACGCCGGTAAAGAATGATACACTCCAGCAGGGAAATTATACCTCCAATGCAACGCTCGTCGCCTTTGTCGACGAAGCGGTCGCCTATGCAAAAGCAAACGGCAAAGAAAAAGCCCTTGCCGAATTCAACAACCCGAACGGCTCCTTCGTCAGAGGCGAACTGTATATCTACGCCTATGACTTCAACGCTACGACCCTCGCCCACCCGATCAACCCGGAGAAGGTCGGCGTCAACCGCTGGAATGAGACCGAGGGGGACGTGGGCCCTGTTCTCCAGAATATGAGTGCTCTGGCCAGGAATGGAAGTTTCTACTACCCGCTCACATATATCAACCCCGCCCACAACCGGACGCTCGAATCCAAACTGGCGTACGGGGAGAAGGTGGACGATACCTGGTGGCTCGGTTCCGGGATCTACACGGGGCCAGTAGATCAGGCATCAGGGAACCGGACCTGA
- a CDS encoding MFS transporter produces MKFKNIHILILCLVAFFAMAGGALLAPVLPEMMGPLGTTAQNVALLMSVFTISTAVFTLIIGHFIDRVNRKRILVPSLVLYGLTGLVSFFVADFSLLLVLRFLQGVGVAGMTSMAMLVIGDVYTGFDRVSAMSKISISFALGSIFAPVIGGSLALLGWNYAFLFYALSLPFAIIVILSLPETKVQTDTRDHKGMIEALKCLRVLPIIYTIFMGFSIFFILFAMMIYVPFMLKSVFGYGSGESGLMLAIPGISCILFASRVGPLAGKHSLLMVIAAGFACVGLSMLFMPVLHSLAAVFLLLLLFGAGLVLAQTAIDVQIIQVSPPASRGGVISIHNCMKYVGQSASPIVLGIILAYYGLNAVFIAAGVFGLLIALTTYLMKKRFGGSGTHPVKDTKASVL; encoded by the coding sequence ATGAAATTCAAAAATATTCACATTCTCATACTCTGTCTCGTTGCATTCTTTGCAATGGCCGGCGGGGCTCTCCTGGCACCCGTATTGCCGGAGATGATGGGACCCCTGGGGACCACCGCACAGAATGTAGCGCTGCTCATGTCAGTATTTACGATCTCAACAGCGGTCTTCACCCTCATCATAGGACATTTCATTGACCGCGTAAATCGTAAGAGGATACTGGTACCGAGCCTTGTGCTCTATGGCCTGACGGGCCTGGTCAGTTTTTTTGTTGCTGATTTCTCATTACTCCTTGTCCTGAGGTTTTTACAGGGTGTTGGCGTGGCCGGGATGACATCCATGGCAATGCTGGTCATCGGAGATGTTTACACCGGCTTTGATCGGGTATCGGCCATGAGTAAGATCAGCATATCATTTGCCCTTGGATCAATATTTGCCCCGGTGATCGGAGGCAGCCTTGCTCTGCTGGGATGGAATTATGCGTTCCTGTTTTATGCACTTTCCCTGCCATTTGCGATAATCGTGATACTATCGCTTCCTGAGACGAAGGTCCAGACTGATACGAGAGATCATAAGGGCATGATTGAAGCGCTCAAATGTCTCAGGGTATTACCAATCATCTATACGATATTCATGGGGTTTTCGATCTTCTTCATCCTGTTTGCCATGATGATCTACGTGCCTTTCATGCTCAAGAGTGTGTTTGGATATGGGTCAGGGGAATCGGGACTTATGCTCGCAATTCCGGGGATCTCCTGCATACTGTTTGCATCCCGTGTGGGACCCCTTGCTGGTAAGCATTCATTACTCATGGTGATTGCTGCGGGTTTTGCCTGTGTCGGTCTGTCGATGTTATTCATGCCGGTTTTGCATTCCCTTGCCGCAGTGTTTCTTTTATTACTGCTGTTCGGAGCAGGCCTTGTCCTTGCCCAGACTGCCATTGACGTGCAGATCATTCAGGTCTCCCCTCCTGCATCAAGAGGAGGAGTGATCTCGATTCACAACTGCATGAAATACGTTGGCCAGAGTGCCTCTCCCATTGTACTTGGTATCATCCTCGCGTATTATGGCCTGAACGCAGTTTTTATAGCAGCAGGTGTCTTTGGATTGCTTATCGCCCTGACAACGTACCTGATGAAAAAACGGTTTGGTGGTTCAGGCACTCACCCGGTTAAAGATACTAAAGCATCAGTTCTTTAG
- a CDS encoding MarR family winged helix-turn-helix transcriptional regulator, with amino-acid sequence MSNKEFIGKFVSFLYRYSQMYLDKELKPYNIGPGQFYLLMPLFQKDGVNQESIGQSINLDRANVTRAVQKLVKEGYVYQQRDDEDKRSQRIFLTEKGRAIEPGLKKIALEWEDILLSNFDSDQREAIVNSFEDMIKNVSRIMEK; translated from the coding sequence ATGAGCAATAAGGAGTTCATTGGAAAATTCGTTTCATTTCTCTACCGGTACAGTCAGATGTACCTTGACAAAGAATTGAAACCCTACAATATTGGACCCGGACAGTTTTACCTGTTAATGCCACTTTTTCAAAAAGATGGAGTAAATCAGGAATCAATTGGCCAGTCCATCAATCTGGATAGAGCGAACGTCACACGAGCCGTACAAAAACTTGTCAAGGAAGGCTATGTTTATCAGCAAAGGGACGATGAAGACAAACGTTCACAGAGAATATTTCTGACCGAAAAAGGAAGAGCGATAGAACCTGGTCTCAAAAAAATAGCATTAGAATGGGAGGATATCCTCTTATCCAATTTTGATTCTGATCAAAGGGAAGCGATTGTGAATTCTTTCGAGGATATGATCAAAAACGTATCCCGGATCATGGAGAAATAG
- a CDS encoding BMP family ABC transporter substrate-binding protein has protein sequence MDKKYLYFGILVAAVIVVAIVAVSVLPDKPAVPGVYIVYPSEKGDLSYTDSAYQGLVAAQKAISFTTKEFMPRESDSLPGLLNNISGSEKPGLVITIGFQYTNYTRQLAQDHPDIRFLAIDQSGTGSDTLRTYDITSYGDSYLAGVLAASATKTGRVGIILGMQSDLLDTFLQGYTAGVHAVNASIPIDHTYVHQYTIDGFSDPAESGRIAEGMYRNGTDVIYTCAGYSNTGAIAVANNATGEYIIGTDSDQSPLGPNVVLASAVKRVDRVVSTGIMQDLNGTFTGGEQVAGLREGVTGLVFNQKFTSYNETVNAWEPQAQAGEARYLLSRASSVQK, from the coding sequence ATGGATAAAAAATACCTTTATTTCGGAATCCTGGTTGCAGCAGTCATTGTTGTAGCAATCGTTGCAGTAAGTGTCCTGCCGGATAAACCTGCAGTTCCGGGCGTGTATATCGTGTACCCATCAGAGAAAGGTGACCTCTCGTACACCGACAGTGCATATCAGGGTCTCGTGGCAGCCCAGAAAGCGATCTCCTTTACCACAAAAGAGTTCATGCCGCGTGAGAGTGATTCCCTGCCAGGGCTGCTCAACAACATCAGCGGATCGGAAAAACCGGGTCTCGTCATAACGATAGGGTTCCAGTATACGAACTACACCCGGCAGCTCGCACAGGATCACCCGGATATCCGGTTCCTCGCCATCGACCAGTCGGGAACCGGGTCCGATACACTCAGGACGTATGATATCACCTCCTACGGTGACAGTTACCTGGCCGGCGTCCTTGCAGCATCGGCAACCAAGACCGGGCGGGTCGGGATCATCCTTGGGATGCAGTCGGACCTGCTCGATACGTTCCTGCAGGGGTACACGGCCGGCGTCCATGCTGTCAACGCATCGATCCCCATCGATCATACCTATGTGCACCAGTACACCATCGACGGGTTCAGCGATCCCGCAGAGTCAGGCCGGATTGCTGAAGGGATGTACCGCAATGGAACGGACGTGATCTACACCTGTGCCGGGTACTCCAATACCGGGGCGATTGCGGTGGCAAACAATGCAACCGGGGAGTATATCATCGGCACCGATTCCGACCAGTCCCCGCTCGGCCCCAACGTCGTGCTTGCGTCGGCAGTCAAACGGGTGGACCGGGTCGTTTCTACCGGGATCATGCAGGACCTCAACGGGACGTTCACCGGTGGCGAACAGGTGGCCGGGCTCAGGGAAGGGGTGACCGGCCTGGTGTTCAACCAGAAATTTACATCCTATAACGAAACAGTCAATGCATGGGAACCGCAGGCCCAGGCAGGGGAAGCCCGGTATCTTCTGTCCCGTGCTTCATCGGTTCAAAAATAA
- a CDS encoding cache domain-containing protein, with protein sequence MKPGCASLSLFIVLALLVIASGCTQTSSSSTKIPVTQEKAATITTTTNETMVAFVNEAAAYAKTYGKDAALAEFSNKNGSFVRGELYIYAYDFNGTTLAHPYSPEKVGVNRADEPDAYGHPYFRNVMDVARNGSGYVWFYYVNPLHNNSVEKKLGYVTKVSDDWWLGSGVYYGPAEPVEASAPDAPSTSREIKDFVDSAATYAQQHGKTAALAAFSNATGPFAVGDVYIYALDYSGNALALLHQPDLVGTNFLNLTDASGTYYTKTEVQLAKLGGGYLLYRYPNPAENYSVRYKVSYVRPVDDTYWIGAGIYTREDLLIDQELRQFVTDAKAYAKTNGKEKALAEFNNPNGSFVKDGLYIFADDYNGTALAWPSRPDQVGVNRINVTDLDGSYYMQTMFASARNGTGMVEYYSVNPATNTTQLKISYVTDVDGTWMLGAGRYLEPNTANLRG encoded by the coding sequence ATGAAACCGGGATGTGCATCCCTATCCCTCTTTATCGTTCTCGCCCTGCTGGTCATCGCTTCCGGATGTACCCAGACTTCATCATCATCCACGAAAATTCCGGTTACCCAGGAGAAAGCAGCCACCATCACTACTACAACGAATGAAACGATGGTCGCTTTCGTCAACGAAGCGGCCGCCTACGCTAAGACCTATGGCAAAGATGCAGCGCTCGCTGAATTTTCGAACAAGAACGGTTCGTTTGTCCGGGGCGAACTCTACATCTATGCCTATGACTTCAACGGCACCACCCTCGCCCACCCGTACAGTCCAGAGAAGGTCGGCGTGAACCGGGCCGACGAACCCGACGCGTACGGCCACCCCTACTTCCGGAATGTTATGGATGTAGCGCGAAACGGCTCCGGGTACGTCTGGTTCTATTACGTCAACCCGCTGCACAACAACTCAGTCGAGAAGAAACTCGGGTACGTGACAAAAGTCAGTGACGACTGGTGGCTGGGCTCCGGCGTCTATTACGGCCCCGCAGAACCGGTCGAAGCATCAGCGCCAGATGCTCCCTCGACCTCCCGGGAGATCAAGGACTTTGTGGATTCTGCTGCGACCTATGCTCAGCAGCATGGAAAGACTGCCGCTCTTGCTGCGTTCAGTAACGCCACCGGTCCGTTTGCAGTCGGCGATGTCTACATCTACGCGCTCGACTATTCGGGGAACGCCCTCGCCCTGCTGCACCAGCCGGACCTTGTCGGCACCAATTTCCTCAACCTCACCGACGCGTCCGGTACTTATTACACCAAGACCGAGGTCCAGCTCGCCAAGCTCGGCGGCGGCTATCTCCTGTACCGGTACCCGAACCCGGCTGAGAATTACTCGGTCAGGTATAAAGTCAGTTATGTGCGTCCGGTCGACGATACCTACTGGATCGGTGCCGGCATCTATACCCGCGAAGATCTGCTGATCGATCAGGAACTCCGGCAGTTCGTGACGGATGCGAAGGCCTACGCGAAGACCAACGGTAAAGAAAAAGCACTCGCCGAATTCAACAACCCGAACGGCTCCTTCGTCAAGGACGGCCTCTATATCTTCGCCGACGATTACAACGGAACCGCCCTTGCATGGCCGTCCCGCCCCGACCAGGTCGGCGTGAACCGGATCAATGTCACTGACCTGGACGGATCGTACTATATGCAGACCATGTTCGCAAGCGCTCGCAATGGAACCGGGATGGTCGAGTATTACTCGGTGAACCCGGCGACGAACACCACCCAGCTCAAGATCAGTTACGTGACCGATGTCGACGGTACCTGGATGCTCGGCGCCGGCCGGTACCTGGAGCCGAACACGGCCAACCTGAGGGGATGA
- a CDS encoding ROK family protein: MTPDDRTGRTDTVIAVDLGATNLRVGLVNETGRIERLKVTTLPADLPDAETISDLIIRTIHSLASDEEIGMSAGIGIGSAGPIDSTHTSIVHPPNIPLDIIPLSDPISAAFNLPVLLINDCFAGLLGEACFGEGTGSKNFVYVTMSTGIGAGIIANGKILTGRSGNAGEIGHLFVDSDYNLTCGCGRKGHWEGYASGRFLPRFYHEWLKKNGWDSGDQQIHSARDVFDAIREEQGSEKCGFIHELGRLNGRGISDLIVAYEPDTIVFDGSVVLNNQDLIIPLIEQYADRYLPMPRLTVSSLSGFAPLLGSSVIARGYETRFGSLE; encoded by the coding sequence ATGACACCAGATGACAGAACCGGACGTACTGATACCGTCATTGCCGTCGACCTTGGAGCGACCAACCTTCGGGTGGGGCTTGTCAATGAAACCGGGCGCATTGAACGGTTGAAAGTGACCACACTTCCTGCTGATCTGCCTGATGCGGAGACCATCTCCGATCTCATCATCCGGACAATTCATTCGCTGGCATCAGACGAGGAGATCGGGATGTCGGCAGGCATCGGTATCGGGTCGGCAGGACCGATAGACAGCACCCACACCTCGATCGTGCATCCCCCGAACATCCCCCTCGATATCATTCCCCTGTCGGACCCGATCAGTGCAGCGTTCAACCTCCCGGTGCTGCTGATCAACGACTGCTTTGCAGGTCTCCTGGGCGAGGCGTGTTTTGGCGAGGGTACGGGATCGAAGAATTTCGTCTATGTAACCATGTCGACCGGCATCGGTGCCGGGATCATTGCAAACGGAAAAATACTTACCGGTCGATCAGGAAACGCCGGGGAGATCGGTCATCTGTTCGTCGACAGCGATTATAACCTGACCTGCGGGTGCGGCAGAAAGGGACACTGGGAAGGATATGCATCCGGCCGGTTCCTGCCCCGCTTCTACCATGAATGGCTGAAGAAGAATGGATGGGATTCCGGGGATCAGCAGATACACTCTGCCCGGGATGTCTTTGACGCCATTCGAGAAGAACAGGGTTCTGAGAAATGCGGTTTTATTCATGAACTCGGGAGACTGAATGGACGGGGGATTTCAGATCTCATTGTTGCCTATGAACCGGATACGATCGTCTTTGACGGTTCTGTTGTTCTGAACAACCAGGACCTGATCATTCCCCTGATCGAGCAGTATGCCGACCGTTATCTGCCGATGCCCCGGCTGACTGTGAGCAGTCTTTCGGGTTTTGCACCGCTTCTTGGTTCTTCGGTCATTGCCCGGGGATACGAGACACGGTTTGGATCACTGGAATAG
- a CDS encoding M13 family metallopeptidase, whose amino-acid sequence MKSVVVILIVIVCLVSAGCSSPVGTGTKLSGTTTQVPDNGSSLNLSVRPGDDFFSYVNDAWIAEHPIPADKGSISTFSELRDKVDDDLHALLINASNTSPGSADRNITLIGQFYRSGMDNGTIDREGLLPLSDVLTTIDAINSRTDLTTTTILLLQQGFDPVYSYHAEANPRNSSEMVAYLEQGGLGLTDRDYYLRTDNKSLEIQEAYKSHITRVFLLMGEPAGQAAADAETVYTMEKTLAQAQFSSEENQDPEKTTNLYSVSTLEEQYPAIGWETLCAIPGSGPVSQVNVHQPSYVKELNTQLGTASLNDWKVYLRYHLIDAESPYLSSSFEEEHFAFYSTTLNSVKEMQPRWKRVVTTENDLLGDLVGRAYVADYVDPRTRGMVSEMFRSIRQTFDERISNLSWMSTTTKEAAREKLAAMGEKIAYPDQWMDYSGLNLSDSYVNNVRSVSAYSFIHGQNGLDKIGRPLDRNIWFASPQTVNAFYDPTRNEMVFPAAILQPPFFDPDADKTLNYATLGWVIGHEMTHGFDEMGRQFDKGGSLKDWWTEEDARNFINRTALLVTEYNGFEILPGLNDNGNLTLGENIADLGGLTLAYHAWKGTENLSLGQEVSNHTEDRRFFIGASRIWRSQYRDDTLRNLVYTDPHTTGKYRVNGVLFNIPEFYEAFPEIQPGDALYRNISQRPVIW is encoded by the coding sequence GTGAAATCTGTGGTAGTGATTCTGATCGTGATCGTATGTCTCGTATCTGCCGGATGTTCCAGTCCGGTTGGAACCGGAACAAAACTGTCGGGTACCACCACGCAGGTTCCAGATAACGGATCTTCCCTCAACCTGTCCGTCCGTCCGGGGGACGATTTCTTTTCCTATGTGAATGATGCATGGATCGCAGAGCACCCCATTCCAGCCGATAAAGGGAGTATCTCAACATTCTCCGAACTCCGGGACAAGGTAGACGATGATCTTCATGCTCTCCTGATTAACGCATCAAACACCTCGCCAGGGAGTGCAGATCGGAATATCACCCTGATCGGACAATTTTACCGGTCGGGAATGGATAACGGGACGATCGACCGGGAAGGACTCCTTCCGCTGTCTGATGTTCTCACGACGATCGACGCGATCAATTCCCGTACCGATCTGACCACTACCACGATCCTTCTCCTGCAGCAGGGGTTCGACCCGGTGTACTCCTATCACGCAGAGGCCAATCCCCGGAACAGCAGCGAGATGGTTGCATACCTCGAACAGGGCGGGCTGGGATTGACGGACCGGGACTATTACCTGAGAACCGACAATAAAAGCCTGGAGATTCAGGAAGCCTACAAAAGTCACATCACCCGGGTATTCCTGCTGATGGGAGAGCCGGCCGGGCAGGCTGCAGCTGACGCCGAAACCGTCTATACCATGGAAAAGACCCTCGCTCAGGCCCAGTTCAGTTCAGAGGAGAACCAGGACCCAGAGAAGACCACCAACCTCTATTCAGTCTCCACCCTGGAAGAGCAGTATCCTGCGATTGGTTGGGAAACGCTCTGTGCCATCCCGGGATCCGGGCCAGTCAGTCAGGTAAATGTTCACCAGCCGTCGTATGTGAAGGAACTCAACACTCAGCTTGGAACGGCTTCACTCAATGACTGGAAAGTCTACCTGCGGTACCACCTGATCGATGCAGAATCCCCCTATCTCAGTTCATCGTTCGAAGAGGAGCATTTCGCCTTCTACAGCACGACGCTCAACAGCGTGAAGGAGATGCAACCCCGGTGGAAACGTGTCGTAACGACAGAGAACGATCTCCTGGGCGATCTCGTGGGCAGGGCCTATGTTGCCGACTATGTCGACCCCCGGACCCGCGGAATGGTATCGGAGATGTTCCGCTCTATCCGACAGACCTTCGACGAACGGATCTCGAACCTGAGCTGGATGAGCACCACCACGAAAGAGGCGGCTCGAGAGAAACTTGCTGCCATGGGGGAGAAGATCGCGTATCCTGACCAGTGGATGGATTATTCCGGGTTGAACCTCTCCGACTCGTATGTCAATAATGTCCGTTCCGTTTCAGCGTACTCATTTATTCACGGACAGAACGGACTGGATAAGATTGGCAGGCCGTTGGACCGGAACATCTGGTTTGCATCTCCGCAGACGGTGAACGCCTTTTATGATCCGACCAGGAATGAGATGGTATTTCCAGCTGCCATTCTCCAGCCACCGTTCTTCGACCCGGATGCAGACAAAACGCTCAATTATGCTACCCTTGGCTGGGTGATCGGGCACGAGATGACACACGGCTTCGACGAAATGGGCCGGCAGTTCGACAAGGGCGGGAGCCTCAAGGACTGGTGGACGGAGGAGGATGCCAGGAACTTCATCAATAGAACAGCGCTGCTCGTCACCGAGTACAACGGGTTTGAAATCCTCCCTGGACTCAATGATAACGGTAACCTGACCCTCGGGGAGAATATCGCTGATCTCGGGGGTCTGACCCTGGCCTATCATGCATGGAAGGGGACAGAGAACCTGTCATTAGGCCAGGAGGTTTCCAATCATACTGAGGACCGCAGGTTCTTCATCGGGGCTTCACGCATCTGGAGGTCACAGTACCGGGATGATACGTTGCGCAACCTGGTGTATACCGATCCCCATACCACGGGTAAATACCGGGTTAACGGTGTCCTGTTCAATATTCCGGAATTCTACGAGGCATTCCCGGAGATCCAGCCGGGCGATGCCCTGTATCGGAACATAAGCCAGAGACCGGTCATCTGGTAA
- a CDS encoding aldo/keto reductase: MQYRLVPKNGDTLSALGFGAMRLPSKRMGIDEERATQQIRSAIDSGVNYIDTAVPYHSGESERFLGRALKDGYREKVKLATKLPPWGVKTREDMDRILDIQLKKLQTDHIDYYLLHSLDANHWKKMHGLGVLEFLDAAKASGKIINAGFSFHGDRKTFKEIIDAYDWIFCQIQYNFLDEMNQAGTEGLQYAASKNIAVMVMEPLRGGMLAGKLPKDVEEIYDRAKTKRSAAEWALRWVWNHPEVTVVLSGMNDEKHIAENIKACETALPGSMSTGELATVKAVAAVYNRLIKVGCTGCAYCMPCPFGVNIPQNFFIYNSYHMGGSRLFTRGMYGISLMGAMGTKADASLCQNCGKCAKACPQKIAIPEELRKVRGTLGGLRTKLMIPLVKMIFSAEIKE, from the coding sequence ATGCAATATCGTCTCGTACCAAAAAACGGCGACACGTTATCCGCACTCGGCTTTGGCGCGATGCGTCTGCCGTCTAAGCGGATGGGCATCGATGAAGAGCGGGCAACCCAGCAGATCCGCAGCGCGATCGACAGCGGCGTCAACTACATCGACACCGCAGTCCCCTACCACAGCGGCGAGAGCGAACGGTTCCTCGGCCGGGCACTCAAGGATGGATATCGGGAGAAAGTGAAACTCGCGACAAAACTTCCGCCATGGGGTGTGAAGACCCGCGAGGACATGGACCGGATCCTCGACATCCAACTAAAGAAACTCCAGACCGATCACATCGACTACTACCTTCTCCACTCGCTCGATGCCAACCACTGGAAGAAGATGCACGGGCTCGGCGTACTCGAATTCCTCGACGCGGCAAAAGCCTCCGGGAAAATCATCAACGCCGGCTTCTCCTTCCATGGCGACCGCAAAACGTTCAAAGAGATCATCGACGCGTATGACTGGATCTTCTGCCAGATCCAGTATAACTTCCTTGACGAGATGAACCAGGCCGGGACCGAGGGACTCCAGTATGCCGCCTCGAAGAATATCGCCGTCATGGTTATGGAACCGCTGCGGGGCGGGATGCTCGCCGGGAAACTCCCAAAGGATGTTGAGGAGATCTACGACCGTGCAAAAACAAAACGGTCAGCAGCTGAATGGGCGCTTCGGTGGGTCTGGAACCACCCGGAGGTAACGGTCGTCCTCTCCGGGATGAACGACGAGAAGCATATCGCGGAAAACATCAAAGCCTGTGAGACCGCCCTGCCCGGATCGATGAGCACCGGTGAGCTTGCAACCGTGAAAGCAGTCGCAGCGGTGTACAACCGATTGATCAAGGTCGGCTGCACTGGGTGCGCCTATTGCATGCCCTGCCCGTTCGGCGTCAACATCCCGCAGAATTTCTTCATCTACAACAGTTACCACATGGGCGGAAGCCGGCTCTTCACCCGGGGAATGTACGGAATCTCCCTGATGGGAGCAATGGGGACAAAAGCCGATGCCTCGCTCTGCCAGAACTGTGGCAAATGTGCAAAGGCCTGCCCGCAGAAGATCGCGATCCCGGAAGAACTGAGAAAAGTCCGGGGCACCCTCGGCGGACTTCGGACGAAACTCATGATCCCGCTCGTGAAGATGATCTTCTCGGCTGAGATCAAGGAATGA
- a CDS encoding TetR/AcrR family transcriptional regulator: MEKSEKKSARTLNPEKISANREKILTTALTLFTSRGFSGTPTSLISKEAGVSTGTLFFYFKTKEELIDTLYRRIKEEAAKEMCRGMDKQKTTKAKIWLLGTNVVEWSIRNHAKLKFMEQFAHSPFVSTSAHEEGMSNFLFLSDLMKDGIREGAIRNIDPTLLLSILASALTGLVARASEIEDPDEREKIVQDGLDFIWNGMKT; the protein is encoded by the coding sequence ATGGAAAAATCTGAGAAAAAATCAGCCAGAACCCTGAACCCTGAGAAGATCTCAGCCAACCGGGAGAAGATCCTCACTACAGCACTCACCCTCTTCACGAGCCGAGGGTTCTCCGGCACTCCGACATCGCTCATCTCCAAAGAGGCCGGCGTCTCGACCGGCACGCTCTTCTTCTATTTCAAGACAAAAGAGGAGCTCATCGACACGCTCTACCGCCGAATAAAGGAAGAAGCCGCGAAAGAGATGTGCAGAGGCATGGACAAACAGAAAACCACGAAGGCAAAGATCTGGCTTCTCGGCACCAACGTGGTGGAATGGAGCATCAGAAATCACGCAAAACTGAAATTCATGGAGCAGTTTGCCCACTCGCCGTTTGTCTCCACGAGCGCCCATGAGGAAGGTATGTCCAACTTCCTCTTCCTCTCGGATCTCATGAAAGACGGTATCCGGGAAGGAGCGATCCGGAATATCGATCCGACCCTTCTCCTCTCCATACTGGCCTCGGCCCTCACCGGACTGGTCGCACGGGCTTCGGAGATCGAAGACCCGGACGAGCGCGAGAAGATCGTACAGGATGGACTGGATTTTATCTGGAACGGGATGAAAACATGA
- a CDS encoding ABC transporter ATP-binding protein: MKTVINALDLSKNYGDVKAVDHVNLHVDEGALFGLLGPNGSGKTTMIKMLTGQTRPTGGSASVLGIDVTQDPVGVRARVGIIPEQETPPSFLTAMEYLEFVAAVRKIPDIQAKADHWFDFLDFADKKNVLCKDLSRGTRQKLMFTQAFIHEPSLALIDEPLINFDPIIQDLVKDYLADYVKHGKTIFISTHILEVAEEICSEFAILHKGNLLHTGPVAELTGRGEHLPSFFLSLVRKDRHV, translated from the coding sequence ATGAAAACGGTAATCAACGCACTGGACTTATCAAAAAATTATGGCGATGTAAAAGCAGTGGACCACGTGAACCTCCACGTAGACGAGGGAGCGCTCTTTGGCCTCCTGGGCCCGAACGGGTCTGGCAAGACCACGATGATCAAGATGCTGACCGGACAGACCCGGCCGACCGGGGGATCCGCCTCAGTCCTCGGTATCGATGTCACTCAGGACCCGGTAGGGGTCCGTGCCCGCGTAGGGATCATCCCCGAGCAGGAGACCCCGCCGAGTTTCCTGACCGCGATGGAGTACCTCGAGTTTGTCGCTGCAGTCCGGAAGATCCCGGATATCCAGGCAAAGGCCGACCACTGGTTCGACTTCCTCGACTTCGCCGACAAGAAGAACGTCCTCTGCAAGGACCTCTCACGGGGAACCCGGCAGAAACTGATGTTCACGCAGGCGTTCATTCACGAACCGTCGCTCGCGCTGATCGACGAGCCGCTCATCAACTTCGACCCGATCATACAGGACCTTGTCAAGGACTACCTCGCTGATTATGTGAAACACGGGAAGACGATCTTCATCTCGACTCACATCCTCGAAGTGGCCGAGGAGATCTGCTCGGAGTTTGCGATCCTCCACAAGGGAAACCTGCTCCACACCGGGCCAGTTGCCGAACTGACAGGAAGGGGCGAGCACCTCCCCTCCTTCTTCCTCTCGCTCGTCCGGAAGGATCGCCATGTTTGA